The following coding sequences are from one Dehalococcoidia bacterium window:
- a CDS encoding thiolase family protein, with product MELNNVVLVDGARSAFGRGGRGALVATRLDEAAAKVVRTLMERNPKVSPWMIEDMGLGNVTGAGELILIGANNVAHLAGLPAEVCSFDTNRQCGSSMETLHRVAQAIAVGAIECGMAVGIERMGRSLGGGRNGAPKTHVTEFNKRLVDMNEMQRNLAPDHYDNFSVPFPDFILDSSPIASMTQTAQNVAEVYSLSREEMDQFAVDSHRKTAEAYDKGIYKDEVVPLEVETPVFDDQGNWLSEERGKKIVFEQDEGLRRGTNMEGLGALQPVKGIVSYGNSELRITAGNSCPTNDGVSAALLMSEKKAKELGLQPLARIIGMGVAGVKPQVMGLGPVPATKKAMRHAGITADQIDRVEFNEAFAAQVLPSCKELGIPLEKVNVNGGSIAIGHPLGATGARLVSTVAHELRRSGKKYGLATQCIGVGMGISTVIEAV from the coding sequence ATGGAACTCAACAACGTAGTCCTGGTCGATGGCGCTCGGTCCGCATTCGGACGCGGCGGCAGGGGAGCGCTGGTTGCGACCCGCCTCGACGAAGCGGCGGCGAAGGTCGTCCGCACGCTCATGGAGCGCAACCCGAAAGTCAGTCCGTGGATGATCGAGGACATGGGCCTCGGCAACGTCACCGGCGCCGGCGAACTCATTTTGATCGGCGCCAACAACGTCGCGCATCTTGCCGGGTTGCCGGCTGAGGTTTGTTCGTTCGATACGAACCGCCAATGCGGATCCAGCATGGAGACGCTGCACCGTGTCGCGCAGGCGATCGCCGTTGGCGCGATCGAATGCGGGATGGCGGTTGGCATCGAGCGCATGGGGCGGTCGCTGGGCGGAGGGCGCAACGGTGCGCCCAAGACGCACGTCACCGAGTTCAACAAGCGCCTCGTCGACATGAACGAGATGCAGCGCAACCTGGCGCCTGACCACTACGACAACTTCTCGGTGCCGTTCCCGGACTTCATCCTCGATTCCAGCCCGATCGCATCGATGACGCAAACGGCGCAGAACGTCGCGGAGGTATACAGCCTCTCGCGCGAGGAGATGGACCAGTTCGCGGTCGACAGCCACCGCAAGACGGCCGAGGCGTACGACAAGGGCATCTACAAGGACGAGGTGGTGCCGCTTGAGGTTGAAACGCCGGTCTTCGACGACCAGGGTAACTGGCTGTCAGAAGAGCGCGGCAAGAAGATCGTCTTTGAGCAGGATGAAGGTCTGCGGCGCGGCACGAACATGGAGGGCCTGGGCGCGCTCCAGCCGGTGAAGGGCATCGTCAGCTACGGCAACTCGGAGCTCCGGATCACGGCCGGCAACTCCTGTCCGACGAACGACGGTGTCTCAGCCGCCCTGCTCATGTCGGAGAAAAAGGCGAAGGAGCTTGGCCTGCAGCCGCTGGCGCGCATCATCGGCATGGGCGTTGCGGGGGTAAAGCCTCAGGTGATGGGCCTCGGACCGGTGCCCGCGACGAAGAAGGCGATGCGCCACGCCGGTATCACGGCCGATCAGATCGACCGTGTCGAATTCAACGAAGCATTCGCCGCCCAGGTGCTGCCGTCGTGCAAGGAACTTGGCATTCCGCTGGAGAAGGTGAATGTGAACGGCGGCTCGATCGCCATCGGCCACCCGCTCGGCGCTACGGGCGCGCGCCTCGTGTCGACCGTCGCGCACGAATTGCGGCGGTCCGGCAAGAAGTACGGGCTTGCGACGCAGTGCATCGGCGTAGGCATGGGTATCTCAACGGTAATCGAGGCGGTCTAA
- a CDS encoding TlpA disulfide reductase family protein — MNRFVDWRRLALAAPLLVIAGVALYALVLRGDASAGTRRALLADTPPGIEDSVGVRQGQLARDFVAVSPDGTEVRLSDLRGTPVIINFWASWCTSCLAEMPEFHDLQQRIGVDNLQVVAINTGESADTAQEFVEKLGVDTFRIALDPTLVVADAYGVFGMPTSIFLDADGVVRATYAGHIPGDTLEEFVTAARSGASAPESGPRLRVVTTVAREHVLEVREVNRRTLEVRSKSLRCDNSYCASEAIDAVFAPGVSMGVNRHLDEDPPRIVIVLDPDTPRAREAIDVLLRGLAANPDPLYERPLEVIWR; from the coding sequence ATGAACCGCTTCGTTGATTGGCGCCGCCTCGCGCTCGCGGCGCCGCTGCTCGTGATCGCAGGCGTAGCGCTATACGCGCTTGTCTTACGCGGCGACGCCTCCGCCGGTACGCGCCGCGCGCTTCTTGCGGACACGCCTCCTGGCATCGAGGACAGCGTCGGCGTGCGCCAGGGGCAACTCGCGCGGGACTTCGTCGCTGTCTCGCCCGACGGGACGGAGGTCAGGCTCAGCGATCTGCGTGGAACGCCCGTCATCATCAACTTTTGGGCGTCGTGGTGTACGAGCTGTCTCGCCGAGATGCCGGAGTTCCACGATCTACAGCAGCGCATCGGCGTTGACAATCTGCAAGTGGTGGCGATCAACACCGGCGAGAGCGCCGATACGGCGCAAGAGTTCGTGGAGAAGCTCGGCGTCGATACGTTTCGCATAGCGCTCGACCCGACGCTTGTGGTCGCCGATGCCTACGGCGTGTTCGGCATGCCTACGAGCATCTTCCTCGACGCCGATGGCGTCGTCCGCGCGACGTATGCCGGCCATATCCCCGGCGATACGCTCGAAGAGTTCGTAACGGCGGCCCGGTCGGGCGCAAGTGCACCGGAGTCCGGCCCGCGCCTGCGCGTCGTCACGACCGTTGCACGCGAGCACGTGCTCGAAGTGCGCGAGGTGAACCGGCGCACGCTCGAAGTGCGTTCCAAGTCATTGCGTTGCGACAATTCCTACTGTGCTTCCGAGGCGATCGATGCGGTCTTCGCGCCGGGCGTGTCCATGGGCGTCAACCGCCATCTCGATGAAGATCCGCCACGCATCGTGATCGTGCTTGATCCTGACACACCTCGCGCCAGGGAAGCGATCGACGTCCTGCTTCGCGGACTGGCCGCCAACCCCGACCCCCTGTACGAGCGGCCCCTCGAGGTGATCTGGCGGTAA
- the rmuC gene encoding DNA recombination protein RmuC, with protein sequence MDVAVLLLGIMLGAGAGALGAWALVRARMEQQLAEAASRSSADVAVALTRLEERDRHVVILQEQLGVVRGEVDAKRSDLTALREEQAGLVARAEGDRRAAAEKLEMAQSLVSQSEAKLREAFESMSSDALRRNNQSFLELAKETLGSFQQSATGDLEKRQQAIDALVRPIRESLEKFDTKIHDVEKARIDAYAGLKTHLTTLEESQQMLRGETASLVKALRTPHVRGQWGEMQLRRVVEIAGMLEYCDFRSQQTLQTEDGALRPDMIVNLPGDKTVVIDAKTPLDAYVSANQTDDDTARAELMRTHVRQVRDHISKLSDKRYWSHVDGTPEYVVMFLPGEMLYTAALQHDPELLEFAARKNVLIASPATLIAYLRAIAHGWSQERIARNAERISELGRELYDRLQTMAGHFDDLRRKLDGAVESYNRAIGSLEGRVMVSARRFGELGVSTPAPLEELGAIDRSARALQPGTIPVEEEAEQDALPEFLAAER encoded by the coding sequence ATGGATGTCGCCGTACTGCTTCTCGGAATCATGCTGGGTGCCGGAGCGGGAGCGCTGGGAGCGTGGGCACTGGTCCGTGCGAGGATGGAGCAGCAACTGGCCGAGGCGGCATCGCGATCATCGGCCGACGTGGCTGTGGCGCTCACGCGGCTCGAAGAGCGCGATCGGCACGTCGTCATCCTGCAAGAACAACTCGGCGTCGTCCGCGGTGAGGTCGACGCGAAGCGTTCCGACCTGACCGCTCTGCGCGAGGAGCAGGCCGGCCTTGTCGCGCGCGCGGAGGGCGATCGCCGCGCTGCGGCTGAGAAGCTCGAAATGGCGCAGAGCCTCGTCAGCCAGTCCGAGGCAAAGCTGCGCGAGGCATTCGAGTCGATGTCATCGGACGCCCTGCGACGCAACAATCAGTCCTTCCTCGAACTGGCGAAGGAGACGCTCGGCAGCTTTCAGCAGAGTGCCACGGGCGACCTGGAGAAACGGCAGCAGGCGATCGATGCATTGGTGCGGCCGATCCGCGAGTCGCTCGAGAAGTTCGATACGAAGATCCACGACGTCGAGAAAGCGCGCATTGACGCGTACGCCGGTCTCAAGACGCATCTGACGACGCTTGAAGAGTCGCAGCAGATGTTACGCGGCGAGACTGCGAGCCTCGTCAAGGCACTGCGGACGCCGCACGTGCGCGGCCAGTGGGGAGAGATGCAGCTGCGGCGCGTCGTCGAGATCGCGGGCATGCTCGAATACTGTGACTTCCGGAGCCAGCAGACGCTCCAGACTGAAGACGGCGCCTTGCGACCCGACATGATCGTCAACCTTCCCGGCGACAAAACGGTCGTCATCGATGCGAAAACGCCACTGGACGCATACGTTTCGGCGAACCAGACCGACGATGACACCGCGCGCGCCGAACTCATGCGTACGCATGTGCGGCAGGTACGCGACCATATCTCGAAACTGAGCGATAAGCGCTACTGGTCGCATGTCGACGGCACGCCGGAGTACGTCGTCATGTTCTTGCCGGGCGAGATGCTGTATACGGCGGCGCTGCAGCACGATCCCGAACTCCTTGAGTTTGCCGCGCGCAAGAACGTGCTCATCGCCAGTCCGGCGACGCTCATCGCGTACCTGCGAGCGATCGCCCACGGCTGGAGCCAGGAGCGCATCGCGCGAAACGCCGAGCGCATCAGCGAACTGGGCCGGGAACTCTACGACCGGCTGCAGACGATGGCCGGCCACTTCGACGACCTGCGTCGCAAGCTCGATGGCGCCGTCGAGTCGTACAACCGGGCGATCGGCTCGCTCGAAGGCCGCGTGATGGTGTCAGCGCGCCGCTTCGGAGAGCTTGGTGTCTCCACGCCGGCGCCGCTCGAGGAACTCGGCGCCATCGATCGGTCGGCGCGCGCGCTGCAGCCCGGAACAATCCCCGTCGAAGAGGAAGCCGAGCAGGATGCGCTGCCGGAGTTCCTCGCGGCAGAGCGCTAA
- a CDS encoding Ig-like domain-containing protein: MMGRLILAGALGAAAMLAMHAGLASAQYPPPSGSCAAVSSVTISVPGGSVDLIVTTRDANGNVTPNTNVEVRIVRQPAGGATLNPASGVSDANGQFKTTLTLGSGTGAVEVAVDCGDVETSVSVISGAVAQELAPPETGLGPINDDDESLLRWSLMLAAGAATLFIVAGARAIRRTHGR, encoded by the coding sequence ATGATGGGACGACTTATCCTGGCAGGCGCGCTCGGCGCCGCGGCTATGCTGGCGATGCATGCGGGCCTGGCTTCAGCCCAGTATCCGCCACCCAGCGGCAGCTGCGCCGCCGTATCTTCGGTGACGATCAGCGTGCCCGGCGGCAGCGTTGACCTGATAGTCACCACCCGCGACGCGAATGGCAATGTTACGCCGAACACCAACGTCGAAGTGAGAATCGTGCGACAGCCCGCCGGCGGCGCGACGCTCAACCCGGCGAGCGGCGTCTCGGACGCCAACGGGCAGTTCAAGACGACGCTCACGCTCGGATCAGGCACGGGCGCCGTCGAGGTGGCTGTTGATTGCGGCGATGTCGAGACATCGGTGTCGGTGATCTCCGGCGCCGTTGCCCAGGAACTCGCGCCGCCCGAGACCGGTCTCGGGCCGATCAACGATGACGACGAGTCGCTCCTTCGCTGGTCGCTGATGCTTGCCGCGGGCGCCGCGACGCTCTTCATCGTCGCCGGGGCGCGAGCGATTCGCCGCACGCACGGCCGATAA
- a CDS encoding ATP-dependent Clp protease proteolytic subunit, translating to MLIPSVIETSARGERAFDIYSLLLRERIIVLGTGIDDQVANLVIAQLLYLEREDPDKDINMYINCHGGSVTAGLAIYDTMQLVRPDVATYAMGIAASMGTVVLCSGAPGKRYAMPNATLHMHQALLGGGGITGQARDIEIQAHEILRENDIVRGILVKHTGQSDEQVRKDYDRDFFMSPESAKEYGLVDEILQPRSREPASAAAGLRR from the coding sequence ATGCTGATCCCGTCTGTCATCGAGACGAGCGCGCGAGGCGAACGTGCCTTCGATATCTATTCGTTGCTCCTCCGCGAGCGCATCATCGTCCTCGGCACCGGCATCGATGACCAGGTGGCGAACCTGGTCATCGCGCAGCTCCTCTACCTTGAGCGCGAGGATCCGGACAAAGACATCAACATGTACATCAACTGCCACGGCGGCTCCGTCACCGCCGGGCTGGCGATCTACGACACGATGCAACTTGTCCGCCCTGACGTCGCCACGTACGCGATGGGTATCGCCGCGAGCATGGGAACCGTGGTGCTGTGCTCCGGCGCACCGGGCAAACGCTACGCGATGCCGAACGCGACGCTGCACATGCACCAGGCGTTGCTCGGTGGCGGTGGCATCACCGGCCAGGCGCGCGACATCGAGATCCAGGCACACGAGATATTGCGCGAGAATGACATCGTCCGCGGCATCCTCGTGAAGCACACCGGCCAGTCTGACGAGCAGGTCCGCAAGGATTACGACCGCGACTTCTTCATGTCACCCGAGTCAGCGAAGGAGTACGGCCTCGTCGACGAGATTTTGCAGCCTCGTTCGCGGGAACCTGCGTCGGCCGCCGCGGGATTACGCCGTTAG
- a CDS encoding DUF4012 domain-containing protein, whose product MREPALSDVPSRRLRGYALGAALLLALLVATYEGFRAWQSFTEVNDGRDHLEAGQDLLEGKRLDATPADLEQARSSFELARERFASAGERLRSDPAVAIARRLPLIGGQANAAVDMAEIGESAAAIGIEGVEVAAEVERIKSDDGTLLEKTMVVFDAADPHMANIEASLSDVDRKRDDIGDRALLPPMRDALDELDERRRKLAEFLDEYRRARAFAPDFLGFDGPRTYLIMAHNEAELLPGGGLVSVAGVLRLNEGRIEELEFRDAVQFGEEWMDRTNVYIEPPRPLKQYLLKDTSWNLLVSNWSPDFSTSAATAQQFFEWGGGPPVDGVIGINVHTLEELLAVTGPVYLEDFDLTVDTHNAFDLTEANTRIAFEPQGDRKQEFIAVLADEVLDRVLRPAAGTWSPLLDTVRDLGDERDLQLYSYNPRLQSLIREFGWDGELEHVDGSDSLMLVDASVHSTKLNAVLDQDVDVEVRLAPDGSATTTVTVDYFNDLASWERGRDPALVEKLMLGGLYGGYLRLYVAPSSTITSVKYHEEEVGLEEVSRENGLRVFGRFFALPRDQKERLVFTYETPGIARIDEAGMRYTLRIAKQSGTGIDDFHVRVVPPEGMTAADASIDGKPARAETTSGFAIDLTRDRVLTLTFTH is encoded by the coding sequence ATGCGAGAACCCGCTCTCTCGGACGTGCCCTCCCGCCGCCTGCGCGGCTATGCACTGGGCGCCGCCCTGCTGCTCGCGCTCCTCGTCGCGACGTACGAGGGCTTCCGCGCGTGGCAGAGCTTCACGGAGGTCAATGACGGTCGCGACCACCTCGAAGCCGGTCAGGATCTGCTCGAAGGCAAACGGCTGGATGCGACGCCTGCCGACCTCGAGCAGGCGCGAAGCAGCTTCGAACTGGCGCGGGAGCGATTTGCGTCGGCCGGCGAGCGGCTGCGGAGCGACCCTGCGGTCGCGATAGCGCGGCGGCTGCCATTGATCGGCGGCCAGGCCAATGCTGCGGTCGACATGGCGGAGATCGGCGAAAGCGCTGCCGCGATAGGCATCGAAGGCGTGGAGGTCGCGGCAGAGGTCGAGCGCATCAAGAGCGATGACGGCACGCTCCTCGAAAAGACGATGGTGGTCTTCGACGCGGCCGATCCGCACATGGCAAACATCGAAGCTTCGCTTTCAGACGTGGACCGCAAGCGCGACGACATCGGCGACCGGGCGCTGCTGCCGCCGATGCGCGACGCGCTCGACGAACTGGACGAGCGCAGGCGGAAACTTGCGGAGTTCCTGGACGAATACCGCCGCGCGCGGGCGTTCGCGCCGGACTTCCTGGGCTTCGATGGCCCGCGCACGTACCTGATCATGGCGCACAACGAAGCGGAGTTGCTGCCCGGCGGCGGCCTCGTATCAGTAGCGGGCGTGTTGCGACTGAACGAAGGGCGCATCGAAGAGTTGGAGTTCCGCGACGCAGTCCAGTTCGGCGAAGAGTGGATGGACCGCACCAACGTCTACATCGAACCACCGCGGCCGCTGAAGCAATATCTGCTGAAAGACACGAGTTGGAATCTTCTCGTCTCCAACTGGTCGCCCGACTTCTCGACGTCTGCCGCGACCGCCCAGCAATTCTTCGAATGGGGCGGCGGTCCGCCGGTCGATGGCGTCATCGGCATCAACGTACACACGCTCGAAGAATTGCTCGCCGTCACGGGCCCGGTGTACCTGGAAGACTTCGACCTCACGGTCGACACCCACAATGCGTTCGACCTGACCGAAGCGAACACCCGGATCGCCTTCGAGCCCCAGGGCGACCGCAAACAGGAGTTCATCGCCGTCCTTGCCGATGAAGTGCTCGACCGCGTGCTCCGTCCCGCCGCAGGCACATGGTCGCCGTTGCTCGATACGGTCCGCGATCTGGGCGATGAGCGCGACCTGCAGCTGTACTCGTACAACCCGCGGCTCCAGTCGCTGATCCGTGAATTCGGCTGGGACGGCGAATTGGAGCACGTCGATGGAAGCGACTCCCTGATGCTCGTCGACGCCAGCGTACACAGCACAAAGCTCAACGCCGTCCTCGACCAGGATGTCGACGTCGAAGTGCGCCTCGCGCCGGACGGAAGCGCGACGACGACCGTCACCGTCGACTACTTCAATGACCTGGCGTCCTGGGAACGCGGACGTGATCCAGCGCTCGTCGAGAAGCTCATGCTTGGCGGCCTCTACGGCGGATACCTGCGGCTCTACGTCGCCCCGAGCAGCACGATCACATCGGTGAAGTATCACGAAGAAGAGGTGGGGCTCGAGGAGGTGTCGCGCGAAAACGGGTTACGCGTGTTCGGGCGATTCTTCGCGCTTCCGCGCGACCAGAAGGAACGCCTGGTGTTCACCTACGAGACACCCGGCATCGCGAGGATCGACGAAGCGGGCATGCGCTACACGCTGCGGATCGCCAAACAGTCCGGCACGGGCATCGATGATTTTCACGTACGAGTCGTGCCGCCCGAGGGCATGACGGCCGCCGATGCGTCGATTGATGGCAAACCGGCGCGCGCCGAGACAACCTCCGGCTTTGCGATCGATCTCACCCGGGACCGTGTCCTCACGCTCACCTTCACGCACTGA
- a CDS encoding cytosine permease produces MTAPSKIAEETFEEIAPVPASRRTLGPLDVGILWGDLGVGLLVLVAGSLLVPALGLPAAIAATVVGSIIGAALLAITGKIGADTGVPTMVALRPALGIRGSYLASVLNIGQLVGWAGLELIIMAQASRALSDEFFGFEGYYFWMALFAIVGTAFAVGGPIVMIRQFLQKFGIWIVLAATIWLTYRLFATYDLNDYFGRDGAGGFPNFWQGVDIAVSLPVSWLPLIADYTRYARSGNAAAVATFFSYAVANVWFFFLGFGYVLVLSANPGSLIGALVDSLVPLALGWLFLFVILVDETDNTFADIYSAAVSLQNLVAVPQRMLAVLVGVAAFVLAVSVDLLGYENFLLLIGGVFVSLFGVLIADYFVTNRGQYVGRELYAEGGRYWYWNGVNLAGVLAWLAGFVVYAACAQPPALVDHFAWISDVPSDLTRIGGTLPSFAVSVVLYLLLTRLPVRRPAAADAGAV; encoded by the coding sequence ATGACCGCTCCATCCAAAATCGCCGAAGAGACCTTCGAGGAGATTGCGCCCGTGCCAGCGTCCAGGCGGACGTTGGGACCGCTCGACGTCGGCATCCTGTGGGGCGATCTGGGCGTCGGGCTGCTCGTCCTCGTCGCGGGAAGCCTGCTGGTGCCGGCGCTCGGCCTGCCGGCGGCGATCGCCGCGACGGTGGTGGGTAGCATCATCGGCGCGGCGCTGCTCGCGATCACCGGCAAGATCGGCGCCGACACCGGCGTCCCGACGATGGTGGCGCTGCGGCCCGCGCTGGGCATCCGCGGCTCGTACCTGGCGTCTGTCCTGAACATCGGACAACTCGTTGGCTGGGCCGGCCTCGAGTTGATCATCATGGCGCAGGCTTCGCGGGCGCTGAGCGACGAGTTCTTCGGTTTCGAGGGCTATTACTTCTGGATGGCCTTGTTTGCGATCGTTGGCACGGCGTTCGCGGTGGGCGGTCCGATCGTGATGATCCGCCAGTTCCTGCAGAAGTTCGGCATATGGATCGTGCTCGCCGCGACGATCTGGCTGACGTACCGGTTGTTTGCCACGTATGACCTGAACGACTACTTCGGGCGCGATGGTGCGGGCGGCTTCCCCAATTTCTGGCAGGGCGTCGATATCGCCGTGTCGCTGCCCGTCTCGTGGCTGCCGCTCATTGCTGACTACACGCGGTACGCGCGCAGCGGAAACGCGGCGGCGGTGGCGACGTTCTTCAGCTACGCGGTGGCGAACGTCTGGTTCTTCTTCCTGGGCTTCGGGTACGTGCTGGTGCTGAGTGCAAACCCCGGCAGTCTCATCGGCGCGCTCGTCGATTCGCTCGTGCCGTTGGCGCTCGGCTGGCTCTTCTTGTTCGTGATCCTGGTCGATGAGACAGACAACACATTTGCTGACATCTACTCGGCTGCCGTTTCGCTGCAGAATCTCGTCGCCGTGCCGCAACGCATGCTCGCCGTCCTCGTCGGCGTAGCTGCGTTCGTGCTGGCGGTGAGCGTCGACCTCCTCGGCTACGAGAACTTCCTGCTGCTCATCGGCGGCGTGTTCGTCTCGCTGTTCGGCGTACTCATCGCCGATTACTTCGTCACCAACCGCGGACAGTACGTGGGCCGCGAACTCTACGCCGAGGGAGGCCGCTACTGGTACTGGAATGGCGTCAATCTCGCGGGGGTGCTCGCGTGGCTGGCGGGTTTCGTGGTGTACGCGGCGTGCGCGCAGCCACCGGCCCTCGTCGATCACTTCGCATGGATCAGCGATGTGCCGAGCGACCTGACGAGGATCGGCGGCACGCTCCCGTCGTTCGCCGTGAGCGTCGTCCTCTACCTGCTCCTGACCCGACTGCCGGTTCGGCGACCTGCCGCGGCCGATGCCGGAGCCGTATGA
- the meaB gene encoding methylmalonyl Co-A mutase-associated GTPase MeaB gives MPTVEELVERLLEGNRRALGRVLTLIENDTPAGRRALTLLYPKSGRAHTIGLTGSAGSGKSTLTGALAPELRRRGKSMGIVAIDPTSPFSQGALLGDRIRMQDLTSDPEVFLRSMATRGNLGGLAPSTAGVVTALDAFGKDVVLVETVGAGQDEVEVAMMADTTVVVLTPGSGDDVQAMKAGIMEIADLLVVNKSDLPNADLLARQLASIVDAGPADRKTPILRTAGAMNEGIAELVDALEEHGAYIRQGAVQAEHRRARARHQVLTLARQRLLDRVVAEHGTDGRLGELVEQVATHQIDPHTAADRLIQ, from the coding sequence GTGCCGACGGTCGAAGAACTCGTCGAACGCCTGTTGGAAGGCAACCGCCGCGCCCTCGGGCGCGTCTTGACGCTGATCGAGAATGACACGCCCGCAGGGCGGCGGGCGCTCACCCTCCTCTACCCGAAGTCGGGCCGTGCGCACACCATCGGACTTACCGGATCGGCCGGCTCCGGCAAGAGCACGCTGACGGGGGCGCTCGCACCTGAACTGCGCCGGCGCGGCAAAAGCATGGGCATCGTGGCGATCGACCCGACGAGCCCGTTCAGCCAGGGCGCCCTGCTCGGTGACCGCATCCGAATGCAGGATCTGACTTCGGACCCGGAAGTGTTCCTGCGCAGCATGGCGACGCGCGGCAACCTTGGCGGACTCGCGCCTTCGACCGCGGGCGTCGTCACTGCGCTGGATGCGTTCGGGAAGGACGTCGTCCTGGTAGAAACGGTCGGCGCCGGGCAAGACGAAGTCGAGGTCGCGATGATGGCAGACACGACGGTTGTCGTCCTTACCCCGGGCTCAGGAGACGACGTACAGGCGATGAAGGCCGGCATCATGGAGATCGCCGACCTGCTCGTCGTGAACAAGTCGGACCTGCCGAACGCTGACTTACTCGCGCGCCAGCTCGCGTCCATCGTCGATGCGGGGCCGGCGGATCGCAAGACGCCGATCCTGCGCACGGCCGGCGCGATGAACGAAGGGATCGCCGAACTGGTCGATGCGCTGGAGGAGCATGGCGCGTACATCAGGCAGGGCGCGGTGCAGGCGGAACATCGGCGGGCACGCGCGCGCCACCAGGTACTGACGCTCGCGCGGCAGCGTCTGCTCGACAGAGTCGTGGCAGAGCATGGCACGGACGGCAGACTGGGCGAACTTGTCGAGCAGGTAGCGACGCATCAGATAGACCCGCACACGGCGGCCGACCGGCTGATCCAATGA
- a CDS encoding cobalamin B12-binding domain-containing protein, which yields MTNDKLRVLVAKPGLDGHDRGAKVVARALRDSGMEVIYTGIRQTPEMIAEAALQEDVDVIGLSILSGAHMELFPRVVKALREREIEPEEVLLFAGGIIPDDDIAPLKSMGFQAVFGPGTSTEDIIKFVKDWARSRPGRAS from the coding sequence ATGACGAATGACAAGCTGCGTGTCCTCGTTGCGAAGCCGGGGCTCGATGGTCATGACCGCGGGGCGAAGGTCGTCGCACGGGCGCTGCGCGACTCTGGCATGGAAGTCATCTACACGGGCATCCGCCAGACCCCGGAGATGATCGCCGAGGCCGCGTTGCAGGAGGATGTGGACGTCATTGGCCTGAGCATCCTTTCCGGTGCCCACATGGAGCTCTTCCCCCGCGTTGTGAAGGCCTTGCGCGAACGCGAAATCGAACCCGAAGAAGTGCTGCTGTTCGCCGGCGGCATCATCCCTGACGACGACATCGCGCCGCTCAAGAGCATGGGCTTCCAGGCCGTCTTTGGCCCCGGCACATCGACTGAGGACATCATCAAGTTCGTCAAAGACTGGGCGCGCTCCAGGCCCGGTCGCGCGAGTTAG
- a CDS encoding SMP-30/gluconolactonase/LRE family protein: MVRGASMLSRPLLVPAIVGLTILAAACGNDGGSDATPSSVPEATQPASTPTSAPTQAPPAAPAIQEYDVPAGSRPHDVAPPPDGTVWYTAQGSGALGILDPAAGTTRHIPLGAGSAPHGVIVGPDGAAWITDSGLNAIVRVDTATDDVRVFALPPDRPGANLNTAAFDGGGVLWFTGQSGVYGRLDPETGDMEVFDAPRGRGPYGIDATPDGNVFYTSLAGSYLGAIDRETGAVTVLEPPTAGQGARRAWSDSQGRIWISEWDAGQVGVYDPATGAWREWRLPGANPMTYAVYVDENDHVWLSDFGGNAMVRFDPETETFESFPLPSNPANVRQILGREGEVWGAESAADKLIVFRTD, encoded by the coding sequence GTGGTAAGAGGAGCGAGCATGTTGTCGCGCCCGCTACTGGTTCCGGCGATCGTAGGTCTGACCATTCTCGCCGCGGCATGCGGGAATGACGGGGGTAGCGACGCCACCCCGTCGTCGGTCCCGGAGGCGACGCAGCCGGCATCCACGCCGACGAGCGCACCGACCCAAGCGCCACCCGCCGCTCCGGCGATCCAGGAATACGACGTACCGGCGGGATCGCGCCCGCACGATGTCGCACCCCCGCCCGATGGCACGGTCTGGTACACCGCCCAGGGCAGCGGCGCTCTCGGAATTCTCGATCCGGCCGCCGGAACGACGCGCCACATCCCGTTGGGCGCCGGGTCTGCGCCACACGGCGTGATCGTCGGACCGGACGGAGCGGCATGGATCACGGACAGTGGTCTTAACGCCATCGTGCGCGTGGACACCGCCACGGACGATGTCCGGGTGTTCGCACTGCCTCCGGATCGCCCCGGCGCCAATCTCAACACGGCTGCGTTCGATGGCGGCGGCGTGCTCTGGTTTACGGGCCAGAGTGGCGTGTATGGTCGCCTCGATCCGGAGACGGGCGACATGGAGGTCTTCGACGCGCCGCGCGGCCGCGGGCCGTACGGCATCGACGCGACGCCAGACGGCAATGTGTTCTATACATCGCTCGCAGGCAGTTACCTCGGCGCGATCGATCGCGAGACGGGGGCAGTCACGGTGCTGGAACCGCCCACCGCCGGGCAGGGCGCTCGACGGGCGTGGTCCGACTCGCAGGGACGCATCTGGATCAGCGAATGGGATGCAGGACAGGTCGGGGTGTATGACCCGGCGACCGGCGCCTGGCGGGAGTGGCGCCTTCCCGGCGCCAACCCGATGACGTACGCCGTGTACGTCGACGAGAACGACCATGTTTGGCTCAGTGACTTCGGCGGCAACGCGATGGTGCGCTTCGATCCGGAGACGGAAACGTTCGAGTCGTTCCCGCTGCCGAGTAACCCCGCGAACGTGCGCCAGATCCTCGGGCGTGAAGGCGAGGTCTGGGGCGCGGAGTCCGCGGCCGACAAGCTGATCGTGTTCAGGACCGACTAA